Proteins encoded in a region of the Terriglobales bacterium genome:
- a CDS encoding ACP S-malonyltransferase has product MSAHTPEQTAFIFPGQGSQSVGMGRELASLHPVAQQTFDEADAALGFKLSQVCWEGPDEKLRLTEITQPAILTMSIAVLRVLREKGIAPAIAAGHSLGEYSAHVAAGTLEFQDAVRTVHHRGRYMQE; this is encoded by the coding sequence ATGAGCGCACATACTCCAGAACAGACCGCATTCATTTTTCCCGGCCAGGGATCGCAGAGCGTCGGCATGGGCCGCGAGTTGGCCAGCCTGCATCCGGTCGCACAGCAGACCTTCGATGAGGCAGACGCGGCGCTCGGGTTCAAACTTTCCCAGGTGTGCTGGGAAGGTCCGGACGAAAAGCTGCGGCTGACCGAGATCACGCAGCCGGCGATTTTGACGATGTCGATCGCGGTGCTGCGGGTGTTGCGCGAAAAAGGAATCGCGCCGGCCATCGCGGCCGGGCACAGCCTGGGCGAGTATTCGGCGCACGTTGCCGCCGGCACGCTGGAATTTCAAGACGCGGTGCGGACGGTGCACCACCGCGGCCGCTACATGCAGGAAG